Proteins encoded together in one Candidatus Fusobacterium pullicola window:
- a CDS encoding sugar ABC transporter permease has product MKNRTNEINGRIFFLPALIITIIFYIYPLLKTVLYSFYFTGNSGELIEFAGIENYIELFTDSNFYYSLYVTFKFVFYTTIFSILVSLFLAILCNEKLKGIPMFRIFFSSTMGISVSAASTIVLFMFHPSVGIINSILVELGFLPINWFTDSRYTLMAVIISTVWMNIGFGFIVLTAGLQNISTEVEESCMIDGTGYFSKLFKITLPLISPSLFYLLITTTLKSFQSFGQIDIMTGGGPANSTNILVYSLYRTAFVDYRFDYASVKGVILLIIITIVMCIKFKLERRVHY; this is encoded by the coding sequence ATGAAAAATAGAACAAACGAGATAAATGGGAGGATATTTTTCCTACCAGCTCTAATAATTACAATAATATTCTATATCTATCCATTATTAAAGACAGTATTATACTCATTCTATTTTACAGGAAATAGTGGAGAACTGATTGAGTTTGCTGGGATAGAAAACTATATAGAGCTATTTACAGATAGTAATTTCTATTATAGTTTGTATGTAACCTTTAAATTTGTATTCTACACGACGATATTTAGTATTTTAGTATCTCTGTTTTTAGCAATACTTTGTAATGAAAAGTTAAAAGGGATACCGATGTTTAGAATATTTTTCTCATCTACAATGGGAATATCAGTTTCAGCTGCTTCTACTATAGTTTTATTTATGTTCCACCCAAGTGTAGGAATTATAAATTCGATTTTAGTTGAGCTAGGATTTTTACCAATTAACTGGTTTACAGATAGTAGATATACACTGATGGCAGTAATAATCTCAACTGTATGGATGAATATTGGATTTGGATTTATTGTTCTGACTGCTGGACTACAAAATATAAGTACAGAGGTAGAGGAGAGCTGTATGATAGATGGAACAGGATATTTTTCAAAGTTATTTAAGATAACACTACCTCTGATTAGCCCGAGTCTATTTTATCTTCTGATAACAACTACTTTAAAATCATTCCAAAGTTTTGGACAGATAGATATTATGACTGGTGGAGGACCAGCTAACTCTACAAATATTCTTGTATATAGCTTATATAGAACAGCTTTTGTAGATTATAGATTTGATTATGCAAGTGTAAAGGGAGTTATCCTACTGATAATAATTACAATAGTTATGTGTATAAAGTTTAAATTAGAAAGGAGAGTACATTATTAA
- a CDS encoding carbohydrate ABC transporter permease, translating to MKSKINFNRENINKLICYAILIFMTIIVFSPIIYAFLTSFMSNRDIMAGRLFPETFSFENYKVLKDKIPIGTFFYNSLVVSILGMIFQIITCSLAAYAVVFIEFKGKKGMYLLILLSMFIPWEAIFIPNYITVLRMNLIDTKLAILLPFLTNGLGAFLMVQQFKSLSKSLVEAAQIDGCSHIYIYSKIVMPLSKSILGTWGMYSFLNLWNMYLWPLMTSTRPESRTIQIGLRMMNMSDGIADYGVIMAAVIMVTIPSLLVLFLGQTQLQKGITSGAVKE from the coding sequence ATGAAAAGTAAAATAAATTTTAATAGAGAGAATATCAATAAGCTAATATGTTATGCAATCTTAATTTTTATGACAATAATAGTGTTCTCACCAATCATATACGCATTTTTAACAAGTTTTATGAGCAATAGAGATATAATGGCTGGAAGATTATTCCCAGAAACTTTCAGCTTTGAGAACTACAAGGTATTGAAGGATAAGATACCAATAGGAACATTTTTCTATAACTCTCTTGTTGTCTCTATCTTAGGAATGATATTCCAAATAATAACGTGTAGCTTAGCTGCATATGCTGTGGTTTTCATAGAGTTCAAAGGGAAAAAAGGAATGTACCTACTTATATTACTATCTATGTTCATACCTTGGGAAGCGATATTTATTCCAAACTACATTACAGTGTTGAGAATGAACCTTATAGATACAAAACTAGCTATACTACTTCCATTTTTAACAAATGGACTGGGAGCTTTTCTGATGGTTCAACAATTTAAAAGCTTGAGTAAATCCTTAGTTGAGGCAGCTCAAATAGATGGATGTAGTCATATCTATATCTATTCAAAAATAGTTATGCCTCTTTCAAAATCAATACTTGGAACTTGGGGGATGTATTCATTCTTAAATCTATGGAATATGTATCTATGGCCACTGATGACATCTACAAGACCAGAATCAAGAACTATTCAAATAGGATTGAGAATGATGAATATGTCAGATGGAATAGCTGACTATGGAGTTATAATGGCAGCTGTAATAATGGTTACAATACCATCATTACTGGTTCTATTCTTAGGACAGACACAGTTACAAAAGGGAATTACAAGTGGAGCAGTAAAAGAATAA